Proteins encoded together in one Phosphitispora fastidiosa window:
- a CDS encoding small, acid-soluble spore protein, alpha/beta type has translation MTVEKSIKTTGKKKSRKKKKPLTPVDKFKIETAKELGLWDKVKDIGWAGLSAAESGQIGGYMTRKMKQRRLNNLEEYSEARLKRGRKPPQ, from the coding sequence TTGACAGTTGAAAAGAGCATAAAAACAACAGGAAAGAAAAAAAGCAGGAAGAAAAAGAAACCTCTAACTCCAGTGGATAAGTTCAAAATTGAAACAGCGAAAGAACTTGGCTTGTGGGATAAAGTCAAGGATATTGGCTGGGCAGGGCTAAGCGCCGCCGAATCAGGGCAGATTGGAGGATATATGACCCGGAAAATGAAACAGCGGAGGCTGAACAACCTTGAGGAATACTCGGAGGCGCGTCTTAAGCGCGGGCGTAAACCTCCACAGTAG
- a CDS encoding sigma-54-dependent Fis family transcriptional regulator has product MRVLVRDVMSKGVLKLRKDQTIKEVNQLFLDRVIDGAPVVDNNGKVVGVFTKTHLMRAIGKPLDTPIEWLMNKNVISIGETMPVEEAMNIPVGRLPVVDKEGKMVGWLTRTDLASAFMDHYKKSIEGLSKIIDLAVYGILAINPEGKINVFNSKAEELWDINAENIIGQSVGELFPALGMDTILRKRESRSGTIIVDEILYKIEMNPIIVDGELRGAVSRFSRVEE; this is encoded by the coding sequence ATGAGAGTTTTGGTTAGGGATGTAATGTCCAAGGGAGTTCTTAAATTAAGAAAAGATCAGACTATTAAAGAGGTCAACCAGTTATTTCTGGACAGGGTTATTGACGGCGCACCTGTGGTCGACAATAACGGTAAGGTTGTCGGGGTTTTTACCAAGACACACCTTATGAGGGCAATTGGCAAGCCTTTAGACACTCCAATAGAGTGGCTGATGAACAAGAATGTTATTTCAATCGGGGAGACTATGCCGGTGGAAGAAGCCATGAATATTCCGGTTGGACGGCTCCCTGTTGTGGATAAAGAGGGCAAGATGGTGGGATGGCTGACCCGTACTGACCTGGCATCTGCATTTATGGATCATTACAAAAAGTCAATTGAAGGGCTTTCAAAGATAATTGACCTGGCTGTTTATGGCATATTAGCCATTAATCCGGAAGGAAAGATAAATGTCTTTAACAGCAAGGCAGAGGAATTATGGGACATAAATGCTGAAAACATTATCGGCCAGTCCGTTGGGGAGTTGTTTCCTGCTTTGGGAATGGATACTATCCTTAGGAAACGTGAATCGAGAAGCGGCACTATTATTGTAGACGAGATTCTTTATAAAATTGAAATGAACCCTATTATAGTTGACGGAGAATTAAGGGGAGCTGTTTCCCGGTTCAGCAGGGTCGAGGAATGA